A genomic stretch from Streptomyces sp. QL37 includes:
- a CDS encoding SLC13 family permease has translation MSAEVISIGALLAMFVIGTILPINLGILAFVAAFAVGTASLGLTEDEIFDGFPVKLFVTIVGVTYLFSVARRNGTIDWVVATGVRLVRGKVALIPWVLFVVAATLTAFGTFTPAAVALLVPIAMDFAYRYKINPLVAGMMVISGGHAGAFSPLAVSGALVLGLVDDTQLHVSPLVLFFSSFAINLLISVITYVFLAKRSAPLAEAPTDASGDEEIAPPSALDWRQRLTLVCLLALVVGALGFQMEIGFLALVAGALIALVDMKRQEKAVDGISWSTLLLVAGMMTYIAMLEKAGIIENISEHAADLGAPIVVALVLCFTVAITSAFASSTAILTAIIPLAVPLLLSSHLSVAGLIAALAVSTTIVDTSPFSTNGALVLGNARGVDTRRFYRQVMGYTGGIVAVGPVVAWGTLVLPWS, from the coding sequence ATGTCTGCTGAAGTGATTTCCATAGGCGCGCTGCTGGCGATGTTCGTCATCGGCACCATACTGCCGATCAACCTGGGCATTCTCGCCTTCGTCGCCGCGTTTGCCGTCGGTACCGCCTCGCTCGGCCTCACCGAGGACGAGATCTTCGACGGCTTCCCGGTGAAACTCTTCGTCACCATCGTGGGCGTCACCTACCTGTTCTCCGTCGCGCGCCGCAACGGCACGATCGACTGGGTCGTTGCAACAGGGGTGCGGCTCGTGCGCGGCAAGGTGGCGCTCATCCCCTGGGTCCTCTTCGTGGTCGCTGCGACGCTTACGGCGTTCGGCACCTTTACACCGGCGGCCGTCGCGCTCCTGGTGCCGATCGCCATGGACTTCGCTTACAGGTACAAGATCAATCCACTGGTGGCCGGGATGATGGTGATCAGCGGTGGTCACGCGGGCGCGTTCTCCCCACTCGCCGTGTCCGGGGCCTTGGTGCTGGGTCTCGTCGACGACACCCAGTTGCACGTCTCCCCCCTGGTCCTCTTCTTCTCCAGTTTTGCGATCAACTTGCTGATCTCCGTCATCACGTACGTGTTCCTCGCCAAGCGGTCTGCGCCTCTGGCCGAGGCGCCGACCGACGCGTCCGGGGACGAGGAAATCGCCCCGCCGTCGGCACTCGACTGGCGTCAGCGGTTGACACTCGTGTGCCTCCTCGCATTGGTGGTCGGCGCGCTCGGCTTCCAGATGGAAATCGGGTTCCTGGCCCTCGTGGCCGGCGCGCTGATCGCGCTGGTGGACATGAAACGGCAGGAGAAAGCCGTGGACGGCATCAGCTGGTCCACCCTGTTGCTGGTCGCGGGCATGATGACGTACATCGCGATGCTCGAAAAGGCCGGAATCATCGAGAACATCTCCGAGCATGCTGCGGATCTCGGCGCCCCGATCGTCGTCGCCCTCGTACTTTGCTTCACCGTGGCCATCACCTCGGCTTTCGCTTCCTCCACGGCGATCCTGACGGCAATCATCCCCCTCGCGGTGCCGCTGTTGCTCTCCAGCCATCTCAGCGTCGCCGGGCTGATCGCGGCCTTGGCGGTATCCACGACGATCGTCGACACTTCCCCGTTCTCCACCAACGGCGCGCTCGTCCTCGGCAACGCCCGCGGTGTCGACACCCGCCGCTTCTACCGACAGGTCATGGGCTACACGGGGGGCATCGTCGCCGTCGGCCCGGTCGTCGCTTGGGGAACCCTGGTCCTGCCCTGGTCTTGA
- a CDS encoding ATP-binding cassette domain-containing protein, producing the protein MERHFGASGGGTVRAVDGVSITIGRGEVVGLVGESGSGKSTVGRCAVRLDEPTAGTVHINGTDISHLSRRALRPLRKDFHLVFQDPSSSLDPRMTVGQIIAEPIRLHRRARGAAVRERVEQLLGQVGLRPEHADRHPHELSGGQRQRISIARALSCDPDLVVADEPTSALDVSVQASVLNLLADLQRDRGFGCLFITHDLAAVEFLADRIAVMYLGQIVEQAPTAELFAAPKHPYTQALLSAAPVPDPVAQRSRERIVLHGELPSPLDPPPGCRFHTRCPLAVDRCRTEVPALREIPGGRQVSCHLVADDGTAPDAAA; encoded by the coding sequence ATGGAACGGCACTTCGGTGCCTCCGGCGGCGGCACCGTCCGGGCCGTCGACGGTGTCTCGATCACCATCGGCCGAGGCGAGGTCGTCGGTCTCGTCGGCGAGTCGGGCAGCGGCAAGTCGACCGTCGGCCGGTGCGCCGTACGCCTCGACGAACCCACCGCCGGAACCGTCCACATCAACGGGACCGACATCAGCCACCTCTCCCGCCGGGCCCTGCGCCCCCTGCGCAAGGACTTCCACCTGGTCTTCCAGGACCCCTCGTCCTCGCTCGACCCCCGGATGACCGTCGGCCAGATCATCGCCGAGCCCATCCGGCTGCACCGCCGCGCCCGTGGAGCGGCCGTACGGGAACGGGTCGAGCAGCTGCTCGGCCAGGTCGGGCTGCGCCCCGAGCACGCCGACCGGCACCCCCACGAACTGTCCGGCGGGCAGCGCCAGCGCATCTCGATCGCCCGGGCCCTCTCCTGCGACCCGGACCTGGTCGTCGCCGACGAACCCACCTCGGCGCTCGACGTCTCGGTCCAGGCGTCCGTGCTCAACCTCCTGGCCGACCTCCAGCGCGACCGCGGCTTCGGCTGCCTGTTCATCACCCACGACCTGGCTGCCGTCGAGTTCCTCGCCGACCGGATCGCCGTGATGTACCTCGGGCAGATCGTCGAACAGGCCCCCACCGCCGAACTGTTCGCCGCCCCCAAGCACCCCTACACCCAGGCACTGCTCTCCGCCGCGCCGGTCCCCGACCCCGTCGCCCAGCGCTCGCGCGAGCGCATCGTGCTGCACGGTGAACTCCCCAGCCCCCTCGACCCGCCGCCCGGCTGCCGCTTCCACACCCGCTGTCCCCTCGCCGTCGACCGGTGCCGCACCGAGGTCCCCGCGCTGCGCGAGATCCCCGGCGGCCGGCAGGTGTCCTGCCATCTCGTGGCCGACGACGGCACCGCCCCGGACGCGGCGGCCTGA
- a CDS encoding ABC transporter ATP-binding protein, translating into MTETVLEPARKTAAEPALSVRDLSVSFHSDTRTVHAVDGVSYDLAPGEVLAVVGESGCGKSVTSMAAMGLLPPTARIGGSIRLGGRELVGAPEKELQKVRGKDIAMIFQEPMTSLNPVLTIGRQIGEVLRRHQGLSRKEAKARAVELLEIVGIPAPARRIDEYPHQLSGGMRQRVMIAIAVACDPAVLIADEPTTALDVTVQAGILEVLQSLRERLGTAIVLVTHDLGVVADAADRVLVMYAGRAVEQAPVHELFASGRHPYTRGLLGAVLRPGGEGKRRLPEIPGLVPSLDSQPDACTFAPRCSRADDTCTGSRPGFRAVDPEAGADAPHRAACWHPYAQTDAEVTPETPTRPEDLGARPDQEAGK; encoded by the coding sequence ATGACCGAGACCGTTCTCGAACCCGCGCGCAAGACGGCGGCCGAACCCGCCCTGAGCGTGCGCGACCTGTCGGTCTCCTTCCACTCCGACACCCGCACCGTGCACGCCGTCGACGGTGTCTCCTACGACCTGGCGCCCGGCGAGGTCCTCGCCGTGGTGGGGGAGTCGGGCTGCGGGAAGTCCGTCACCTCGATGGCCGCCATGGGTCTGCTCCCGCCGACCGCCCGGATCGGCGGCTCGATCAGGCTCGGCGGGCGCGAGCTGGTCGGAGCTCCGGAGAAGGAGCTGCAGAAGGTCCGCGGCAAGGACATCGCGATGATCTTCCAGGAGCCGATGACCTCGCTGAACCCGGTCCTCACCATCGGCCGGCAGATCGGCGAAGTGCTGCGCAGGCACCAGGGGCTGAGCCGCAAGGAGGCCAAGGCCCGCGCCGTCGAGCTCCTCGAAATCGTCGGGATCCCGGCACCGGCACGCCGGATCGACGAGTACCCGCACCAGCTCTCCGGCGGCATGCGGCAGCGCGTCATGATCGCCATCGCGGTGGCCTGTGACCCGGCCGTCCTCATCGCCGACGAACCGACGACCGCCCTGGACGTCACCGTGCAGGCCGGCATCCTCGAGGTCCTCCAGTCCCTGCGCGAGCGCCTCGGCACCGCCATCGTCCTGGTCACCCACGACCTCGGTGTCGTCGCCGACGCCGCCGACCGGGTGCTCGTCATGTACGCCGGACGGGCCGTCGAACAGGCCCCGGTCCACGAGCTGTTCGCCTCGGGCAGGCACCCGTACACCCGGGGTCTGCTGGGCGCCGTGCTCCGGCCCGGCGGCGAGGGCAAGCGGCGGCTGCCCGAGATCCCCGGCCTGGTCCCGAGCCTGGACAGCCAGCCCGACGCCTGCACCTTCGCGCCCCGCTGCTCCCGCGCCGACGACACCTGCACGGGCAGCCGCCCCGGCTTCCGCGCCGTCGACCCCGAGGCGGGAGCGGACGCGCCGCACCGGGCCGCCTGCTGGCACCCGTACGCGCAGACCGATGCCGAGGTCACGCCCGAAACGCCCACGCGCCCCGAGGACCTCGGAGCACGACCCGACCAGGAGGCCGGAAAGTGA
- a CDS encoding ABC transporter permease, which yields MRALRRNRLALTGAVIAAVFVLAALFAPLIAPYDPSQPDFGNVLAEPSASHWLGTDDLGRDQLSRIVHGARASMQVGLVAVVLAFLVGVPLGLLAGYYGRFADTAVSRLTDTMLAFPFLVLAVGLAAILGPSLTNATIAIGISQIPAVIRITRAETLRLKHVDYVAAAVANGGGDGTVLFRHILPNATSALIVQATVGIPAAIIGEALLSFLGLGVQPPDPSLGVMLSGAQSFLAPAPWLAVFPGLAIVAATLAFNLLGDGLRDVLDPRGATR from the coding sequence CTGCGCGCCCTGCGCAGGAACCGGCTCGCCCTGACCGGCGCGGTCATCGCCGCCGTCTTCGTCCTGGCCGCCCTGTTCGCCCCGCTCATCGCCCCGTACGACCCGTCGCAGCCAGACTTCGGGAACGTCCTGGCAGAGCCCAGCGCCTCGCACTGGCTCGGCACGGACGACCTCGGACGCGACCAGCTCTCCCGCATCGTGCACGGCGCCCGCGCGTCGATGCAGGTCGGCCTCGTCGCCGTCGTGCTGGCCTTCCTCGTCGGCGTACCGCTGGGGCTGCTCGCCGGGTACTACGGCCGGTTCGCGGACACCGCCGTCTCCCGCCTCACCGACACCATGCTGGCGTTCCCCTTCCTGGTGCTCGCCGTCGGACTCGCCGCGATCCTCGGCCCGTCGCTCACCAACGCGACCATCGCCATCGGCATCTCGCAGATCCCCGCCGTCATCCGGATCACCAGGGCGGAGACCCTGCGGCTCAAGCACGTCGACTACGTCGCCGCGGCCGTCGCCAACGGGGGTGGCGACGGCACGGTTCTCTTCCGGCACATCCTCCCCAACGCCACCTCCGCCCTGATCGTCCAGGCGACCGTGGGCATCCCCGCAGCGATCATCGGCGAGGCCCTGCTGAGCTTCCTCGGCCTCGGCGTCCAGCCGCCGGACCCCTCGCTGGGCGTGATGCTCTCGGGCGCCCAGTCCTTCCTGGCGCCCGCCCCGTGGCTGGCCGTCTTCCCCGGCCTCGCGATCGTCGCGGCGACGCTGGCCTTCAACCTGCTCGGCGACGGGCTGCGTGACGTCCTGGACCCCCGAGGAGCGACCCGATGA